The Streptomyces racemochromogenes DNA segment CGAGGTCAACCTGGTCGGCGTGTTCATCGGCATCAAGACCGCGATACCCCTGCTGCGGGCGGGCGGTGGCGGATCCGTCGTCAACATCTCCTCCGCGGCCGGCCTCACCGGACTCGCCCTCACCGCCGGGTACGGAGCCTCCAAGTGGGGCGTGCGCGGCCTGTCCAAGATCGGCGCCGTCGAACTGGCAGAGGCGGGGATCCGAGTCAACTCCGTCCACCCCGGCATGACCCTGACCCCGATGACCGCCCCCATCGGCATCCAGGCCGGCGAGGGCAACTACCCCGGCGCCCCCCTGGGCCGCGTCGGCGTCCCCGAGGAGATCGCGGCCGCCGTCGCGTTCCTCCTCTCCGACGCCGCCGGCTACATGACCGGCGCGGAACTCGCCGTCGACGGCGGCTGGACGGCCGGCCTCACGGTCAAGTACCTCACGGGCCAGTGACCCCTCCCGGCCTCACCGCGCGACCCGTGCCGGCGCCGGCGCGCGGCGGGTGGCGAACCATCCCTCCCGACACCCCCCGCGGCTGCCCGCCCCCTCACCGCCCCCGCCGGACCGGGATGAGGGTCAGCACCCCCGCCCGTAACGGGGGCGCGCGGCCTCCGTAACACCCGGACCACACCCTGAGGGGCATGCACAGCTCCCCGGAAGCCACCGCCACCCACTGCCCCTACTGCGCCCTGCAGTGCGGCATGAACCTGCGCCCCGCCCCCGCGGGCGACGCGGTGACCGTCGAGGAGCGCACCGGCTTCCCCGTCAACCGGGGCGCCCTGTGCGGCAAG contains these protein-coding regions:
- a CDS encoding glucose 1-dehydrogenase, with the translated sequence MVDLGGKVVVITGGARGLGAAAARAVVDGGGKVLITDLLEDEGAETAAKLGDAARFLRHDVTSEADWTAALEYAVAEFGRIDGLVNNAGIPTGEFLEHESVEHFRQVVEVNLVGVFIGIKTAIPLLRAGGGGSVVNISSAAGLTGLALTAGYGASKWGVRGLSKIGAVELAEAGIRVNSVHPGMTLTPMTAPIGIQAGEGNYPGAPLGRVGVPEEIAAAVAFLLSDAAGYMTGAELAVDGGWTAGLTVKYLTGQ